A genome region from Alkalimarinus coralli includes the following:
- a CDS encoding phospholipase A produces the protein MIKRKVSTNYMAGAVCFFTSAVAMADKVDDCIIEGVKSASEESSLVALKENCERLREPEVEVPERFIEEKNTEDNPFVITPHRQNYILAYSYMDDPNQAPYQQSFYPDLNEPMNNEEIKLQLSLKVPLTYSKLFVENDAIYFGFTLKSFWQFYNSDLSAPFRETNYRPEIYYEASFPFQPWNGTLMTRVGIEHESNGRSQFLSRSWNRVFVGVGFAQNNWGVYFQPWYRIPENSKVDDGDPTTPPPPKGDDNPDISDYLGHYELHGVYDYKDVEFSGMTRYSFEEGYGAIELGMSFPLWGRLKGYVQYFNGYGESLIDYNHHIERIGVGVLLTDIL, from the coding sequence GTGATTAAGCGCAAAGTTAGTACCAATTATATGGCAGGAGCGGTCTGCTTTTTCACATCGGCAGTTGCCATGGCGGACAAAGTGGATGATTGTATTATTGAAGGTGTTAAAAGTGCCAGTGAAGAGTCATCGTTAGTTGCACTGAAGGAAAACTGCGAACGGTTGAGAGAGCCGGAGGTGGAAGTACCTGAGCGGTTCATTGAGGAAAAAAATACTGAAGATAACCCGTTTGTGATTACCCCGCATCGGCAGAACTATATCCTCGCTTATAGCTATATGGATGACCCAAACCAAGCCCCCTACCAACAGAGTTTTTACCCTGACTTGAATGAGCCGATGAACAATGAAGAGATCAAGCTTCAATTGAGCCTTAAGGTTCCGTTGACGTATTCGAAGTTATTTGTTGAAAATGATGCGATCTACTTTGGCTTCACCTTGAAGTCATTTTGGCAGTTCTATAATAGTGATCTATCGGCGCCTTTTAGAGAGACTAATTACCGGCCGGAAATCTACTATGAAGCGTCATTTCCATTTCAGCCGTGGAATGGCACACTGATGACACGTGTGGGCATTGAGCACGAGTCAAATGGCCGGTCGCAGTTTTTGAGCCGAAGTTGGAACCGTGTTTTTGTCGGCGTGGGGTTTGCCCAAAATAATTGGGGGGTCTATTTTCAACCCTGGTATCGGATTCCAGAAAACTCGAAAGTGGATGATGGTGATCCAACAACCCCTCCGCCGCCAAAAGGTGATGACAACCCCGATATCAGTGATTATCTGGGACACTATGAGTTGCACGGTGTGTATGACTATAAAGATGTTGAGTTTTCAGGCATGACCCGATACAGCTTTGAAGAAGGTTATGGTGCGATTGAACTAGGCATGAGCTTTCCCCTGTGGGGGCGCCTGAAGGGATATGTCCAGTACTTTAATGGCTATGGTGAAAGCTTAATTGACTATAATCATCACATTGAGCGTATTGGTGTAGGCG